The nucleotide window GGCAATCTCAGGACGCCAGCGGCGCCACGATCCAGGAATTGTCTTGAGCCAGTAGCTGCCGATCACAGCCAAGCCCCGCGGCAGCGCCAGCCGTCTGACCATCGAGGGCCTGCACCACGCGCTCACCGTCGCGACGCAGGCGGCAGATCGCCTGCCATAGCGCGGGGTCGTCGCCGTACGGCGCCCAGATGCCGCCGACCGGAGTCGACAGATCGGCGTTACCGAGACTCACCAGCGTCTTCAGATCGGTCGAGAAGCCGGTGGCCGGGCGCGCTCGCCCGAAGTCGGCGCCGATGTCGTCATAACGCCCACCCTGGGCGATCGACTGACCGACGCCAGGAACGAACACCGCGAAGACGACACCGGTGTGGTAGTGGTATCCGCGCAGCTCGCCCAGATCGAAGTAAAGCGGCATTTGCGGATAACGCGCGGCCAGCTGGTCGGCAATACGAATCAACGTCTGCAGCGCCAGACGAACCTCGACTGGCGCCTCCACCAGCGCGACCTGCGCCTCATCTAATGCCTCGCGACCGCCACACAGCCGTGCGAGCGCGCGCAGCATTCCGGCCATCGTCGGCTCCAAGGCAGCGGTCAGGCACTCGATCTCGTCCATCGCCTTGCGCTGCAGCGCATCGAACAGCCGCTGCTCAGCCTCACCCATCAGCCCAGCCGCGCGAGCAAGGCCGCGGTAGATGCCGACATGCCCGAGATCCATGTGCACATCAGGCACATCAGCAAGCTCCAGCATTTCCAGCATCAGGCTGATCACCTCGATGTCGCTCGAGGCACTGCCGTCGCCATACAGCTCGGCCCCGAGCTGGATCGGGCTACGCGACGTCGCCAACGCCTGCGGCTTGGCGTGTAGCACACTACCCGCGTAGCACAGGCGGCTCGGCCCTTCGCGACGCAGCGTATGCGCATCAACCCGCGCCACCTGCGGTGTGATATCGGCGCGCAGGCCCATCTGTCTCCCCGACAGCGGATCGGTGACCTTGAAGGTACGCAGATCGAGATCCTGACCGGAACCGGTCAGCAGCGATTCGAGGAATTCAACATGAGGCGTTATGACCAGCTCGTAACCCCAGCGCTGGAACAGGTCCAACACGCGACGCCGTGCAGTCTCGATACGTGCAGCCTCGGGCGGCAGCACCTCTTCGATGCCATCTGGCAGCAGCCAGCGGTCTACCGTTGCCATTTCGCCAATCACCTCTCGATACGGCAAGCCTAGTCAAGCGGACGAGAACCGGGCTGCCGTCGAGGCTGGCCATCGGTCGCGTGCAGTTCTGTTCAAACCCTGACATCAGCGCCAGGCCCCGCAAGGGGAGCGGCATGGTTGCCCATGCTCGGAGATCGCCTGCTCCCGTGGGCGCAGACGCAAAAAAGCCGGGGTTTTCCCGGCTGGCGGATCATAGCAATGTTTTCCCGGTGGGTCACCCGGCGGCCAACATCGGCCGCCGGTCGAACCTTGCGAAGCGCTTAGCGGGACTGCTCCAGATAGCGGAAGAAATCGCTCTTGGGATCCAGCACCAGCACGTCTTCCTTGCTGGAGAAGCTTTCGCGGTACGCTTGCAGACTGCGGTAGAAGGAATAGAACTCCTTGTCCTGACCATAGGCGGCCGCGTAGATCGACGCTGCACGCGCATCGCCATCACCGCGCAGCTCTTCCGCCTCGCGGAATGCCTCGGCAAGCAAGACGCGGCGCTGGCGATCGGCGTCGGCGCGAATACCTTCGGCCAGCTCCTTGCCCTTCGCGCGGTGCTCGCGCGCCTCGCGCTCTCGCTCGGAGCTCATGCGCTCGAACACGCTGCGATTCACCTCACGCGGCAGATCGATACCCTTGACCCGCACGTCCACCACTTCGATGCCCAGCTCCTTCTGCACGGCGCGATTGAGGCTGTTGGTCACCTGCCCCATCAGCTCGTCGCGCTGGCCGGATACCGCCTCATGCAGGGTGCGCTTGCCGAACTGGTCGCGCAATGCCGCTTCCAATCGACGAGCCAGCCGCTCATCGGCGATCTGCTTCATGCCGGACGTTGCGGTATAGAACAGCTCGGCATCGGCGACCCGCCACTTTGCGTAGGCGTCGACCATCAGCGCTTTCTTCTCCAGGGTCAGGAAGCGTGAAGTCGTCGAATCCAGCGTCATCAGGCGCGCGTCAAACTTGCGCACACTGTTCACGTACGGGATCTTCATGTGCAGACCGGGCTTCACGTCGGGCTCGACAATACGACCGAAACGCAGCAGCACTGCACGCTCGGTCTGCGAGACGATATAGAAGCTGTTCCACAGCACCAGCGCCAGCACCACACCCACGATCAGCGCCGTAAGGGATTTATTGCTCATCAGCGACTCTCCCTCGTACGAACTTCACGCGGATCCAGTTCCGGCGGCAGCCGCGTCGCCTGGCTGGCCGCGCCTGATGCCGTTCCGGCCGACGCGGCGTTGCTGCTGGCGGCGCCACGGCCGTTGATCATCTTGTCCAGCGGTAGATAAAGCAGATTGTTCTGGCCACTCTCGCCAGTCACCATGACCTTGCTGGTGTTGCTCATGACTTCCTGCATGGTTTCCAGATACAGGCGCTCGCGCGTGACCTCCGGCGCCTTGCTGTACTCAGTCAGCAGTTTGGTGAAGCGATCGGCCTCACCCTCGGCACGAGAAATCACCGCATCACGATAACCACTGGCCTCCTCCAGCATGCGCTGGGCCTGGCCGCGCGCTTCGGGAATCACGCCGTTGGCATAGGATTCGGCTTGGTTCTTCTCGCGCTGCTCGTCTTCGCGGGCGCGGATCACGTCGTCGAAGGCTTCCTGAACTTCTCGCGGCGCAGCCGCACTCTGCAGGTTCACCTGCGTCACGGTGATACCAGTGCCGTAGTTATCGAGGAAACGCTGCAGACGCTCCTTCACTTCGCCAGCCATGGCCTCGCGGCCCTCGGTCAACACCTGATCCATCGCCGTCGAACCGACCACATGGCGCACCGCGCTGTCGGTGGCGTGCTGCAGGCTTATCTCCGGCTGATCGACGTTGAGGACGAACGACTGCAGATCACTGATCTTGTACTGAACGGTCAACGGCACCTCGATGATGTTCTCATCCTCGGTGAGCATCTGCCCCTGCTTGCTGTAGGAGCGCTCGCGCGTGACGTTTTCCTGGAATTTACGGTCGATCGGCGGGAAATAGAGATTCAGACCCGGCCCGACAGTTTCATGATATTTGCCGAAGCGCAGTACCACCGCCTGCTCCTGCTCGTCGACGATATAGATGGCATTGAACAGCCACACCGCCAGCAGGACCACGAGCGAAATCCAGACAAGACCGAAGCCGCCGCGGCGACTGCCGCCGCTGCTGCCACCACCACTGCCGCGCTTCTTGCCACCGAACATGCCGTTGAGGCTGTCCTGCAGCTTGCGGAAGGCCTCGTCGAGATCGGGCGGTCCCTTTTGATCGCCGCCGCGACGACCACCGCCACCGCCGCCCCAGGGATCCTGGTTGTTCGAGTTGCCACCCGGCTCATTCCAAGCCATAGCGCTCTCCATTCAGATAAAGCTAAAGACGCGCCCCGTGGCGCACCCACCAATGCTACCGAAAGCCTGTAGCAAGCGGCCAGATCGCCGCCCGGGCTTTATTGCAAAGTGTGTTGCTCCAGAAACTCTGCCGGCTGCTGCCCTTCGCGACTGAGCAACCGATGCAGCTCCACCCGCGGCAGGCGCACTTCAAGGAGGCTACCGCCCTCCTCGTCATGGCTCTCGCGCTGCACGGCGCCAAGCTCGAACAGCTGAGCGCGCATACGACCAAGGCGCTGCGGGAGGCGGAGCGTGCCTACGAACAGATCGTTGCCGAGCAGCTCGGCGATTGCCTGGCGCAGCAGGTCCAGCCCCAGCCCGTCACGCGCCGATACCCAGACGCGCTCTGGCCTGCCATCGGCATCGCGCTGAATGTGCGGCTCGATACCCTCCATGAGATCGACCTTGTTGTAGACCTCCAGGACAGGCAACTCATCCGCACCGATCTCCGCCAGCACGGCCAGGACCTGTTCGATCTGCTGATCACGCTCGGGCTCGTGAGCGTCGATCACGTGTAGCAGCAGATCGGCATTGCTGGATTCCTCTAGCGTCGCGCGAAACGATTCGACCAGCTTGTGCGGCAGATGACGAATGAAACCCACCGTATCCGCCAGGACCACCGGCCCGATATCCGGCAGCTCCAGGCGCCGCAGCGTCGGATCGAGCGTAGCGAACAATTGATTGGCCGCGTAGACCTCGGCTTCCGTGAGCGCGTTGAACAACGTGGATTTGCCGGCGTTGGTGTAGCCGACCAGCGAGACCGACGGGATGTCGGCGCGCTTGCGTCCGCGGCGTGCCTGCTCGCGCTGCCCGCGGACCTTTTCCAGGCGCTGCTTGATCTGACGGATGCGCACTCGCAGCAGGCGCCGGTCAGTTTCCAGCTGGGTCTCGCCAGGACCGCGTAGACCGATACCGCCTTTCTGCCGCTCAAGGTGTGTCCAGCCGCGCACCAGGCGCGTGCTCATGTGCTCGAGCTGCGCCAGCTCGACCTGCAACTTGCCTTCGTGGGTACGCGCACGCTGGGCGAAGATATCCAGAATCAGACCGGTGCGATCGAGCACCCGGCATTCCAGAACGCGCTCCAGGTTGCGCTCCTGGCTGGGGGTCAGCGTGTGATTGAAGATCACCAGCTCGACCTCGCCCTCATGGACGAGATCGCGCAGCTCTTCGACCTTGCCGGTGCCAATCAGGAACTTCGCCGACGGCTGATGCCGGCTCACGGTGACGAACCCGACCTGCTCGGCACCAGCCGAGCGGGCCAGCTCCTGAAATTCCTGAGGGTCCTCGCGCGACGCGGGGTCCTGACCTTCCAGATGAACCAGAATGGCCCGCTCCCCGCCACCGGGACGTTCGAAGAACAAAGACGCCTACCTTAGTCGTTGCCCGACTCGGATTGCTCGGCGTCACCTGCGGTCGGCAGGCGAACCGGACGACCCGGCACGACCGTCGAGATCGCATGCTTGTAGACCATCTGACTGACAGTGTTCTTGAGAAGAATGACGAACTGGTCGAAGGATTCGATCTGGCCCTGCAGCTTTATGCCGTTGACCAGATAGATGGAAACCGGAACGCGTTCCTTACGCAGTGTGTTGAGGTAAGGGTCTTGTAGCGAATGCCCTTTTGACATGTGCCGCACTCCTTAGAGGATCTTTATTCAATAATTTCTAGGTAAACCGACGATCCACTTGTCTGAGAATAGACGGTCAATTTGCAGTGTCAGCTCAATATGGAGAGCGATTGCAGGTATTTCAATGCTCGCGGCAGATTGTCGCGGGACAGACTGTCCAACCAGTCAACTTCCCCCCAGCCACGCAGCCAGGTGAACTGTCGTTTGGCCAGTTGGCGGGTTGCGATGATGCCGCGCTGAATCATCTCGTCCCTGGACAGGTTTCCATCCAAGTAATCCCACACCTGCCGATAGCCCACCGCCCGAATCGACGGCAACCCGGAGTGCAAGTCGCCACGACAACGCAGGGCTTCGACCTCTTCGATAAAGCCCTGTTCAACCATCTGAAGAAAGCGTTGCTCGATGCGCTGGTGCAGAACCGACCGCTGTGCCGGAGCGATGGACAAGTGCGCGACAGTATAAGGCAAGACGCCCGAGCCAGGCGCGCCCGCTGCAGCTTTTTGCGACCATTGTCGGGCGCGATGTTCGCTCATGGTCAATCCGCTGACGCGATAGACCTCCAGCGCACGCACCAGTCGTTGCGGATCGTTGGGATGGATGCGCGCCGCCGACTGCGGATCGATTTCGGCGAGCCTGCGATGCAGAGCCCGCAATCCCTCCCGCGCGGCCAGCGCTTCCAACTCGGCGCGCACCTGCGCATCGGCCGCCGGCAGGTCGGCAAGGCCATCGCGCAGCGCCTTGAAATACAGCATGGTGCCGCCGACCAGCAACGGAATACGGCCCGCTGCCGTGATTTCCGCCATCGCCGCCAGCGCATCAGCACTGAATTCCGCGGCCGAATAGCTCTGCGCCGGATCGAGAATATCCACCAGACGATGTGGATAAGCGGCCAGTACCTCACGGGAGGGCTTGGCGGTACCGATGTCCATGCCGCGATAGACCAGGGCCGAGTCGACACTGATCAGCTCGCACGGCAGCACACGCGCCAGCTCCAGTGCAAGATCGGTCTTGCCGGAGGCGGTGGGACCCATCAGAAAGATGGCGGGAGGCAGGCGTGACATCGGAGGACTCGCGGCGAGGGGCGGCATAGTTTCAAGCTGCCGGCAATAAGCTGCAAGCCGCGCGAGCGGCTCGCAGTCGCCGCGTGCAGCTAGCGTCCGCGCAGGAACAGCCGGTCCAGCTCGTCCATGCCCAGCTGCGTCCAGGTCGGGCGGCCGTGGTTGCACTGGCCGCTGCGCTCGGTCTGCTCCATGTCGCGCAGCAGTGCATTCATCTCCGGCAGCGTCAGGCGACGATTGGCACGCACCGCGCCGTGGCAGGCCATCGTCGCGAGCAGCTCGTTCAGATGCGCCTGAATGCGATCGCTGGTGCCGTATTCGAGCAGATCGGCCAGCACATCGGTCACCAACCGAGTCGCCTCGGCCTGTTTAAGCAGCGCAGGCGTCTGGCGAATCGCCAAGGTTTCGGGCCCCAGGCGCTGCAACTCGAAGCCGAGCCTCTGGAACCACTGCGCGTGTTCCTCGGCGCAATCGGCCTCGCGCTGGCTTACAGCGATGGATTCGGGCACCAGCAGCGGCTGACCACGCAGACCCTCACTGGCCATCGCGGTTTTCAGGCGTTCGTAGGTGATGCGCTCGTGCGCGGCATGCATGTCTACCAGCACCATGCCCTGAGCATTCTCCGCAAGGATGTAAATGCCCTTGAGCTGCGCCAGGGCATAGCCCAACGGCGGCACATCGTCCTGAGTGGCGGGCAACGGCGCGGGGCCGGCTTCCGGTAGCGGGGCGAAGAATTCCCGATATGCGCCCTGCGCCTCGGCGACAAGGCCGCCGGACGCCGGACGCTGCATCTGATAGCCAGCCCCGACGCCGCGCCACGCTGGTGCTTCGCCCGGCGCGCGTTCGGGCACGCTGGTCGACAGGCTCATCTCGCTCTGCCCCGCGA belongs to Pseudomonas phenolilytica and includes:
- a CDS encoding ATP phosphoribosyltransferase regulatory subunit, yielding MATVDRWLLPDGIEEVLPPEAARIETARRRVLDLFQRWGYELVITPHVEFLESLLTGSGQDLDLRTFKVTDPLSGRQMGLRADITPQVARVDAHTLRREGPSRLCYAGSVLHAKPQALATSRSPIQLGAELYGDGSASSDIEVISLMLEMLELADVPDVHMDLGHVGIYRGLARAAGLMGEAEQRLFDALQRKAMDEIECLTAALEPTMAGMLRALARLCGGREALDEAQVALVEAPVEVRLALQTLIRIADQLAARYPQMPLYFDLGELRGYHYHTGVVFAVFVPGVGQSIAQGGRYDDIGADFGRARPATGFSTDLKTLVSLGNADLSTPVGGIWAPYGDDPALWQAICRLRRDGERVVQALDGQTAGAAAGLGCDRQLLAQDNSWIVAPLAS
- the hflC gene encoding protease modulator HflC; the protein is MSNKSLTALIVGVVLALVLWNSFYIVSQTERAVLLRFGRIVEPDVKPGLHMKIPYVNSVRKFDARLMTLDSTTSRFLTLEKKALMVDAYAKWRVADAELFYTATSGMKQIADERLARRLEAALRDQFGKRTLHEAVSGQRDELMGQVTNSLNRAVQKELGIEVVDVRVKGIDLPREVNRSVFERMSSEREREAREHRAKGKELAEGIRADADRQRRVLLAEAFREAEELRGDGDARAASIYAAAYGQDKEFYSFYRSLQAYRESFSSKEDVLVLDPKSDFFRYLEQSR
- the hflK gene encoding FtsH protease activity modulator HflK — protein: MAWNEPGGNSNNQDPWGGGGGGRRGGDQKGPPDLDEAFRKLQDSLNGMFGGKKRGSGGGSSGGSRRGGFGLVWISLVVLLAVWLFNAIYIVDEQEQAVVLRFGKYHETVGPGLNLYFPPIDRKFQENVTRERSYSKQGQMLTEDENIIEVPLTVQYKISDLQSFVLNVDQPEISLQHATDSAVRHVVGSTAMDQVLTEGREAMAGEVKERLQRFLDNYGTGITVTQVNLQSAAAPREVQEAFDDVIRAREDEQREKNQAESYANGVIPEARGQAQRMLEEASGYRDAVISRAEGEADRFTKLLTEYSKAPEVTRERLYLETMQEVMSNTSKVMVTGESGQNNLLYLPLDKMINGRGAASSNAASAGTASGAASQATRLPPELDPREVRTRESR
- the hflX gene encoding ribosome rescue GTPase HflX; this encodes MFFERPGGGERAILVHLEGQDPASREDPQEFQELARSAGAEQVGFVTVSRHQPSAKFLIGTGKVEELRDLVHEGEVELVIFNHTLTPSQERNLERVLECRVLDRTGLILDIFAQRARTHEGKLQVELAQLEHMSTRLVRGWTHLERQKGGIGLRGPGETQLETDRRLLRVRIRQIKQRLEKVRGQREQARRGRKRADIPSVSLVGYTNAGKSTLFNALTEAEVYAANQLFATLDPTLRRLELPDIGPVVLADTVGFIRHLPHKLVESFRATLEESSNADLLLHVIDAHEPERDQQIEQVLAVLAEIGADELPVLEVYNKVDLMEGIEPHIQRDADGRPERVWVSARDGLGLDLLRQAIAELLGNDLFVGTLRLPQRLGRMRAQLFELGAVQRESHDEEGGSLLEVRLPRVELHRLLSREGQQPAEFLEQHTLQ
- the hfq gene encoding RNA chaperone Hfq encodes the protein MSKGHSLQDPYLNTLRKERVPVSIYLVNGIKLQGQIESFDQFVILLKNTVSQMVYKHAISTVVPGRPVRLPTAGDAEQSESGND
- the miaA gene encoding tRNA (adenosine(37)-N6)-dimethylallyltransferase MiaA; the protein is MSRLPPAIFLMGPTASGKTDLALELARVLPCELISVDSALVYRGMDIGTAKPSREVLAAYPHRLVDILDPAQSYSAAEFSADALAAMAEITAAGRIPLLVGGTMLYFKALRDGLADLPAADAQVRAELEALAAREGLRALHRRLAEIDPQSAARIHPNDPQRLVRALEVYRVSGLTMSEHRARQWSQKAAAGAPGSGVLPYTVAHLSIAPAQRSVLHQRIEQRFLQMVEQGFIEEVEALRCRGDLHSGLPSIRAVGYRQVWDYLDGNLSRDEMIQRGIIATRQLAKRQFTWLRGWGEVDWLDSLSRDNLPRALKYLQSLSILS